CTGACGGTCGTCCTCGCCGGAGCCTTCGTGCAGGCGTTCACACCGTCCCTGGCGCCGGTGGGCACGATCGCCTTCCTGGCCATGGCCGCCGCGCTCGGCGCGGGCAGCGGCGCCGTCTTCGCCCTGGTGGCGCTCCTGGCCCCGGCGAACAAGGTCGGCTCGATCACCGGCGTCGTCGGCGCCGCAGGCGGCCTCGGCGGCTTCCTCCCGCCGCTGGTGATGGGCTCGCTGTACGGCACCTACGGCTCCTACGCGGCCGGCCTGGCCCTGCTCGGTGTCGTGGCCGCGGCGGCACTGGCCTTCACCGGGACGGGTGTGCGCCACGCGGTCATGCGGCGCCTGCCCGCGGCCCAGACGCACTGATCGGGAGAGGACGGACAGGACGATGTGTGAATACTGCGGCTGCCAGGCGCTGGAGTCCATCGACCAACTGACCCTGGAGCACGAGACCGTGGTGAACCTCATCAGCCAGGTACGCGACGCCCACCGCGACGGCAAGATCGCGTACATGGCGGAGCTGGTCCGGGAGATCGCCGCCGTACTGGAGCCGCACACCCAGGTGGAGGAGCACGGCCTGTTCCCGGCGATGGCCGCCGACTTCCCCGAGAAGATTGCCGCGCTGGAGGACGAGCACCGCCGCATCGAGGCCGTGCTGGCCGAGGCGAACGGACCGTACCTGGCCGACCCCACCTGGCCGGGACGGCTGATCGAGACCCTCGACCTGCTGCGCGACCACATCCTCAAGGAGCAGGACGGCGTCTTCCCGGCCGCGCTGGCGTTCCTGAGCACCGAGCAGTGGGAGACCGTCGAGGCGGTACGTGCCCGGGTCGGCACCCGCATGCCGGAGCCGTCCGCCTGAATCGAAGCCCCCTGCTCAGCCCCTGTCCGCCCGGCGCAGCCTCTGCCGCCGGGCGGACTGCTGCGCGTCCGGGCACGGCAGAAATCCCGGGGCCGGAGGTGTCGGTGTCGGTCATTGTGGCAAGGCGAGGAATGGCGTTCCCTGAAGGGACCGAAGCGAGCATCCGAGGGGCCGTGAGGCCCGGGAAGAGGCGGCGCGATGGCCACGGAGACCGAGCCGACACCGGACAGGAAGCGCAGGCGCTCAGAAAGGGCCGGGCTGGACGGCGAGGTGGCGGAGGCACTGGTCCGCTCCCGCCGCTTCTTCACCCGGGCCGAGGTCTCCGCCGACCTGCGCACCCTCCACAAGACGGGCGGCCGCCAGGCCGACGAGTTCTACCGGGACCGCTGGTCGCACGACAAGGTGGTCCGCTCCACCCACGGCGTGAACTGCACCGGCTCGTGCTCCTGGAAGGTGTACGTCAAGGACGGCATCATCACCTGGGAGGCGCAGCAGACCGACTACCCCTCCGTCGGCCCCGACCGCCCCGAGTACGAGCCCCGCGGCTGCCCCCGCGGGGCCGCCTTCTCCTGGTACACCTACTCGCCGACCCGCGTGCGGTACCCGTACGTGCGCGGGGTGCTGCTGCAGATGTACCGCGAGGCCAAGTCGCGGCTGGGCGACCCGGTGGCTGCCTGGGCGGACATCGTCTCCGACCCGGAGCGCGCCCGACGTTACAAGTCCGTGCGCGGCAAAGGCGGCCTGGTGCGCGCGAGCTGGGACGAGGCGATCGAGATGGTCGCCGCCGCCCACGTGCACACCATCAAGACCCACGGCCCCGACCGGCTGGCCGGCTTCTCCCCGATCCCGGCGATGTCGATGGTCTCGCACGCGGCCGGCGCGCGCTTCTACTCGCTGCTGGGCGGGGTGATGCTCTCCTTCTACGACTGGTACGCGGACCTGCCGGTCGCCTCCCCGCAAGTCTTCGGCGACCAGACCGACGTACCGGAGTCGGGGGACTGGTGGGACGCCGGATACCTGATCATGTGGGGCTCCAATCTCCCGGTCACCCGCACCCCGGACGCCCACTGGATGGCCGAGGCCCGCTACCGCGGCCAGAAGGTGGTGGCGGTCTCCCCGGACTACGCGGACAACGTGAAGTTCGCCGACGAGTGGCTCGCTGCCCAGCCGGGCACCGACGGGGCCCTGGCCATGGCGATGGGCCATGTGATCCTCAAGGAATTCTTCGTCGACCGGCGCACCCCGTACTTCGAGGACTACGTCAAGCGTTTCACCGACCTGCCCTTCGTAGTCACCCTGGAGGAACGGGAGCCGGGGACGTACGCCCCAGGGAAGTTCCTGACCGCTGCCGATCTCGGCGGCGAGCAGGCGGCAGCGGAACACGCGGAGTTCCGGACCGTGCTGCTGGACGCGGCCACCGGGCAGCCCGTGGTCCCGGGCGGCACACTCGGCGACCGCTTCGGCGAGGCGGGCGCCGGGAAGTGGAACCTCGACCTGGGTGGCATCGACCCGCTGCTGTCCGTCGACGGCTCGGACGAGGCGCCCGTGATGGTGGAGCTGCCGCGCTTCGACGCTCCCAACGGGAGTGCGGGCCTGCTGCGGCGGGGCGTTCCCGTGCGCCGGGTGGGCGGACAACTGGTGACCACCGTCTTCGACCTGCTGCTGGCGCAGTACGGGGTGGCCAGGGACGGACTGCCGGGCCAGTGGCCGACGTCGTACGAGGACGCGGACCAGCCGTACACACCGGCCTGGCAGACCGCGATCACCGGCGTGGACGCGGAGAAGGCCACGCGGATCGCGAGGGAGTTCGCGGCCAACGCCGAGGAGTCCCGCGGCCGTTCAATGATCATCATGGGAGCGGGGACGAACCACTGGTTCCACTCCGACACCATCTACCGGGCGTTCCTGACTCTCACCACGCTCACCGGCTGTCAGGGCGTCAACGGCGGCGGCTGGGCCCACTACGTCGGCCAGGAGAAGGTCCGCCCCATCACCGGCTACTCCGCGATCGCCACCGCCTCCGACTGGAACCGCCCCGCCCGGCAGATGATCCAGACCGCGTACTGGTACCTCCACAGCGACCAGTTCCGTTACGACCCGTTCTCGGCCGACACCCTGTCGGCGGCCGGGGTGGCTGGTGGTCGGTTCGCCGGGAAGACCACCGCCGACGTCATCGCTGCCTCCGCGCGGATGGGCTGGATGCCTTCATACCCGACCTTCGACCGCAACCCGCTGGACCTCGCCGACGAGGCCGAGGCGGCCGGGCGCGCGGTGGGGGAGCACGTGGTGGAGGAGCTGAAGGCGGGGCGGCTGCGGTTCGCGGGCGAGGACCCGGACGCCCCCGAGAACTTCCCCCGTGTGCTCACCGTCTGGCGGGCCAACCTGCTCGGCTCCTCGGCCAAGGGCAACGAGTACTTCCTCAAGCACCTGCTGGGCGCCGACTCCTCGGTCCGCGCGTCCGAGGCGCCGCCGGAGGGCCGCCCCCGGGACGTGACGTGGCGGGAGGAGGCTCCGACCGGCAAGCTCGACCTGCTGCTGACCCTGGACTTCCGCATGACCAGCACCACCCTCTACTCGGACGTGGTGCTGCCGGCCGCCACCTGGTACGAGAAGCACGACCTGTCCAGCACGGACATGCACCCGTTCGTGCACGCGTTCAACCCGGCGATCGCCCCGCCCTGGCAGACCCGCACCGACTGGGACGCGTTCCAGACCCTCGCGAAGGAGTTCAGCCGACAGGCCGCCGAGCATCTGGGCGTCCGCAAGGATGTGGTGGCGGCCCCACTGCTGCACGACACCCCGGACGCCCTGGCGACCCCGCACGGCCGGGTCCGCGACTGGAAGGCCGGTGAGTGCGAGCCGGTTCCCGGCCGCACCATGCCCAAGCTCGTCACCGTCGAGCGCGACTACGGTGCCGTCGCCGCGAAGATGGCCGCGCTCGGCCCGCTGCTGGACTCCCTCGGCGCCACCACCAAGGGGATCACCTTCAAGGTCGCCCGGGAGCTGGAGTACCTGCGGCACAAGAACGGCACCGTGCGCGGGGGAGCGGCCGACGGCCGCCCGTTGCTGGCCCGGGACGTGCATGCCTGCGAGGCGATCCTGGCGCTGTCCGGCACCACCAACGGCCACCTGGCCACGCAGGGCTTCCACACCCTGGAGCAGCGCACTGGCACCAGGCTGGCGGACCTTGCCGCCGAACACGAGGGCAAGCAGATCACCTTCGCCGACACCCAGGCCGCCCCCGTCCCCGTCATCACCTCGCCCGAGTGGTCCGGCTCGGAGACCGGCGGGCGCCGCTACTCCCCGTTCACGGTCAACGTCGAACGCCTCAAGCCCTGGCACACCCTCACCGGCCGCCAGCACTTCTACCTCGACCACGACTGGATGACCGCACTCGGCGAACAACTCCCGGTGTATCGGCCACCGTTGAACATGGACGCCTTGTTCGGCGAACCCCACCTCGGTGAGGTGGGCGAGCTGGGCGTGACGGTGCGCTACCTGACCCCGCACAACAAGTGGTCCATCCACTCCGAGTACCAGGACAACCTGTTCATGCTCTCCCTCTCCCGGGGCGGGCCCACGATCTGGATGTCCACCGCCGACGCGGCGAAGATCGGCGTGCAGGACAACGACTGGATCGAAGCGGTCAACCGCAACGGCGTCGTCGCCGCCCGCGCGATTGTCTCGCACCGCATGCCTGAGGGCACCGTCTACATGCACCACGCCCAGGACCGGCTCATCGATGTGCCCCGCACCGAGACCACCGGTCGCCGGGGCGGAATCCACAACTCGCTGACTCGCCTGCTGATCAAGCCCAGCCACCTGATCGGCGGCTACGCCCAGCTGTCGTACGCCTTCAACTACCTCGGTCCGACCGGCAACCAGCGCGACGAGGTCACCGTCATCCGCCGCCGCAGCAACCAGGAGGTGACGTACTGACATGCGCGTCATGGCCCAGATGGCGATGGTGATGAACCTCGACAAGTGCATCGGCTGCCACACCTGCTCGGTCACCTGCAAGCAGGCGTGGACCAACCGCACCGGCGTCGAGTACGTGTGGTTCAACAACGTCGAGACCCGTCCCGGTCAGGGCTACCCCCGCCGCTACGAGGACCAGGACACCTGGCAGGGCGGCTGGGAACTGAACAAGCGCGGTCGGCTCACGCTCAAGGCCGGTGGCCGGTTCAAGAAGCTGATCCAGATCTTCTCCAACCCCAAACTGCCCACGCTCGACGACTACTACGAGCCCTGGACGTACGACTACGCGACGCTGACCAACGCGCCCCTGCAGGAGTACACCCCGGTCGCCCGTCCCAAGTCCCTGATCACCGGCAAGGACATGAAGATCTCCTGGTCGGCGAACTGGGACGACGACCTCGGCAACTCCGCCGCTACCGGCGAAAAGGACGTCCTCCTGGCCGAGGTCTCCGAGAAGATCAAGCTCGAGTTCGAGCAGACCTTCATGTTCTACCTGCCGCGCATCTGCGAGCACTGCCTCAACCCGTCCTGCGCTGCCTCCTGCCCCTCCGGAGCGATCTACAAGCGCACCGAGGACGGCATCGTCCTGGTCGATCAGGACCGCTGCCGTGGCTGGCGGATGTGCGTGACTGGATGCCCGTACAAGAAGGTCTACTTCAACCACCGCACCGGCAAGGCCGAGAAGTGCACCTTCTGCTTCCCGCGCGTCGAGGTCGGACTGCCCACCGTGTGCTCCGAGACCTGCGTCGGCCGGCTTCGCTACATCGGCCTGGTCCTCTACGACGCCGACAAGGTTCTCGAGGCCGCGTCCACGCCCGATGAGACCGGCCTGTACGAGGCCCAGCGCCAGGTATTCCTCGATCCGACCGACCCGGACGTGGTACGCGAGGCGGAGAAGGCAGGCATCCCGCGGGACTGGATCGAGGCCGCCCAACGTTCCCCGATCCACGCCTTGATCAACACGTACAAGGTGGCGCTGCCGCTGCACCCGGAGTACCGCACCCTGCCCATGGTCTGGTACATCCCGCCGCTGTCCCCAGTGGTCGACGCGGTCCGTGACACCGGGCACGACGCCGAGGACCATCGCAACCTCTTCGCCGCTGTCGATGCCCTTCGCATCCCGGTCGACTACCTCGCCCAGCTGTTCACCGCGGGCGACCCCGCCCCCGTCGACGCGGTGCTGCGACGCCTGGCGGCCATGCGCTCCTACATGCGCGACATCAACCTCGGCCGCGAGCCCAACGCCGCCATTCCCAAGGAAGTCGGCATGGGCGAGGAGCAGATGTACGACATGTACCGGCTGCTGGCGCTGGCTAAGTACGACGAGCGGTACGTCATCCCACCCGCCCACGCCGAACAGGCCCACAAGCTGGAGGAACTGGCCACCGAGTGCAGCCTGGACTACGAGGGCGGCCCCGGTATGGGAGGCTCCGGCCCGTTCGGCGAGGCCTCCGGCGGTGCCGCACCCATCGCGGTGGAGAACTTCCACGCCCTGCGGGACCGGCAGACCTCCGACACCCCCGCAGCTCCTACCGACAAGGCCACTCGCGTCAACCTCCTCAACTGGGACGGCAAGGGCTCCCCACCCGGCCTCTTTCCGGCCAGAGCGGCAACCGGCGACGACGGGACGACAGCCACCGGCGGCGGTGGGGAGGTCGAGCCGAAGCCATGAAGAGGAAGACCACGCGCACAGCCCGCACCGAGCCCTTGCACCCCTACGCCTGGCAGGCCCAGTCCCTGCTTCTCGCCTACCCCGACGAGCAGTTCGAGCAGCGCCTGTCCCTGGCGGGCAGGGTCGCCACCACCTTGCCGGAACCGGTCGCCCGCCCCTTGCTCCGCTTCACCACCCATGCCGAGCAGACGACCACATCCGACTTGGCCACGGCCTACGTCGCCACCTTCGACCACCGCAAACGCTGCTGCCCGTACCTGACGTACTACGCCCACGGTGACACCCGGAAGCGCGGCATCGCCCTGCTGCGGCTGAAACAGACCTACGCCGCGAGCGGGTGGCGTCTGGGCGACGACGAACTGCCCGACCACCTCGCCGTCGTTCTCGAGTTCGCCGCCACCGACCCTCCCACCGGCCGCCGCCTGCTCACCGAACACCGCGCCGGCCTGGAGCTGCTGCGCCTGGCCCTGAACGACGACAATTCGCCCTGGGCCCACGTGCTGAACTCCGTCTCGGCCACCCTCCCCGCCCTCGCAGGCGACGAACGCGAAGCCGTCCTCCGGCTTGCTGCGGACGGCCCGCCCGAGGAAGAGGTCGGCCTCGACCCATACGCATCCCCGGTGTTCCTGCCCACCCCCGTCGTAGGAGGCCCCCGATGACGACACCCGCGCAGTCCCACATCCTGGCGGCGCAGGTCGGCACCGGCGGCATCCTGCTGTGGATCGTCCTGCCGTACATCGCTCTCGCGATCTTCGTCCTCGGCCACGTCTGGCGCTATCGCTACGACAAGTTCGGCTGGACCACCCGCTCCTCCCAGCTCTACGAACGGCGTCTGCTGCGCATCGGCAGCCCGCTGTTCCAC
This genomic interval from Streptomyces sp. NBC_00557 contains the following:
- a CDS encoding hemerythrin domain-containing protein; the protein is MCEYCGCQALESIDQLTLEHETVVNLISQVRDAHRDGKIAYMAELVREIAAVLEPHTQVEEHGLFPAMAADFPEKIAALEDEHRRIEAVLAEANGPYLADPTWPGRLIETLDLLRDHILKEQDGVFPAALAFLSTEQWETVEAVRARVGTRMPEPSA
- a CDS encoding nitrate reductase subunit alpha, translated to MATETEPTPDRKRRRSERAGLDGEVAEALVRSRRFFTRAEVSADLRTLHKTGGRQADEFYRDRWSHDKVVRSTHGVNCTGSCSWKVYVKDGIITWEAQQTDYPSVGPDRPEYEPRGCPRGAAFSWYTYSPTRVRYPYVRGVLLQMYREAKSRLGDPVAAWADIVSDPERARRYKSVRGKGGLVRASWDEAIEMVAAAHVHTIKTHGPDRLAGFSPIPAMSMVSHAAGARFYSLLGGVMLSFYDWYADLPVASPQVFGDQTDVPESGDWWDAGYLIMWGSNLPVTRTPDAHWMAEARYRGQKVVAVSPDYADNVKFADEWLAAQPGTDGALAMAMGHVILKEFFVDRRTPYFEDYVKRFTDLPFVVTLEEREPGTYAPGKFLTAADLGGEQAAAEHAEFRTVLLDAATGQPVVPGGTLGDRFGEAGAGKWNLDLGGIDPLLSVDGSDEAPVMVELPRFDAPNGSAGLLRRGVPVRRVGGQLVTTVFDLLLAQYGVARDGLPGQWPTSYEDADQPYTPAWQTAITGVDAEKATRIAREFAANAEESRGRSMIIMGAGTNHWFHSDTIYRAFLTLTTLTGCQGVNGGGWAHYVGQEKVRPITGYSAIATASDWNRPARQMIQTAYWYLHSDQFRYDPFSADTLSAAGVAGGRFAGKTTADVIAASARMGWMPSYPTFDRNPLDLADEAEAAGRAVGEHVVEELKAGRLRFAGEDPDAPENFPRVLTVWRANLLGSSAKGNEYFLKHLLGADSSVRASEAPPEGRPRDVTWREEAPTGKLDLLLTLDFRMTSTTLYSDVVLPAATWYEKHDLSSTDMHPFVHAFNPAIAPPWQTRTDWDAFQTLAKEFSRQAAEHLGVRKDVVAAPLLHDTPDALATPHGRVRDWKAGECEPVPGRTMPKLVTVERDYGAVAAKMAALGPLLDSLGATTKGITFKVARELEYLRHKNGTVRGGAADGRPLLARDVHACEAILALSGTTNGHLATQGFHTLEQRTGTRLADLAAEHEGKQITFADTQAAPVPVITSPEWSGSETGGRRYSPFTVNVERLKPWHTLTGRQHFYLDHDWMTALGEQLPVYRPPLNMDALFGEPHLGEVGELGVTVRYLTPHNKWSIHSEYQDNLFMLSLSRGGPTIWMSTADAAKIGVQDNDWIEAVNRNGVVAARAIVSHRMPEGTVYMHHAQDRLIDVPRTETTGRRGGIHNSLTRLLIKPSHLIGGYAQLSYAFNYLGPTGNQRDEVTVIRRRSNQEVTY
- the narH gene encoding nitrate reductase subunit beta, which gives rise to MRVMAQMAMVMNLDKCIGCHTCSVTCKQAWTNRTGVEYVWFNNVETRPGQGYPRRYEDQDTWQGGWELNKRGRLTLKAGGRFKKLIQIFSNPKLPTLDDYYEPWTYDYATLTNAPLQEYTPVARPKSLITGKDMKISWSANWDDDLGNSAATGEKDVLLAEVSEKIKLEFEQTFMFYLPRICEHCLNPSCAASCPSGAIYKRTEDGIVLVDQDRCRGWRMCVTGCPYKKVYFNHRTGKAEKCTFCFPRVEVGLPTVCSETCVGRLRYIGLVLYDADKVLEAASTPDETGLYEAQRQVFLDPTDPDVVREAEKAGIPRDWIEAAQRSPIHALINTYKVALPLHPEYRTLPMVWYIPPLSPVVDAVRDTGHDAEDHRNLFAAVDALRIPVDYLAQLFTAGDPAPVDAVLRRLAAMRSYMRDINLGREPNAAIPKEVGMGEEQMYDMYRLLALAKYDERYVIPPAHAEQAHKLEELATECSLDYEGGPGMGGSGPFGEASGGAAPIAVENFHALRDRQTSDTPAAPTDKATRVNLLNWDGKGSPPGLFPARAATGDDGTTATGGGGEVEPKP
- the narJ gene encoding nitrate reductase molybdenum cofactor assembly chaperone, translating into MKRKTTRTARTEPLHPYAWQAQSLLLAYPDEQFEQRLSLAGRVATTLPEPVARPLLRFTTHAEQTTTSDLATAYVATFDHRKRCCPYLTYYAHGDTRKRGIALLRLKQTYAASGWRLGDDELPDHLAVVLEFAATDPPTGRRLLTEHRAGLELLRLALNDDNSPWAHVLNSVSATLPALAGDEREAVLRLAADGPPEEEVGLDPYASPVFLPTPVVGGPR